A part of Xenopus tropicalis strain Nigerian chromosome 4, UCB_Xtro_10.0, whole genome shotgun sequence genomic DNA contains:
- the LOC100489013 gene encoding uncharacterized protein LOC100489013 isoform X3 gives MSSYRDKPWANIPDREDRLNMSGISSSHSAPRSYENERAFQMGHYSDYDRVKASGISSSLSVQRAYEDERPFQRAHYSDYDRVDESGFSSSQSAQNTYKDERPFQKGHDWGNTSGISSSQSAQRTYEDERPFQKGHVSGNTGGFSSSQSAQRTYEDERPFQKGHDRINTSGFSSPQSAQRTYEDERQFHKGPDWGNTSGTLSSQSAQRTYEDEKPFQKGHGNTSGISSSQSAQRTHEDERPFQKAHYSDYNMRPFSSQDKMKTQQKKTMQFLKDYMKRADREPLIGLEYIMEYRVQTKARKIETKYICEICKADTELTPMIEHLCGVKHRKLYLAKEYPFVLKAPSNKNEDRSQFIRRMALEIEQEEGTKMYKIDPATKIESLLDLQIPPPKKAKKKSRWESVENRMQKALNYLETFALESDAEATTVTNLTLKLTGALKQYTQKTTHEELFQSRVAKAKEVASSIMKNATMNKNAPMNRNPPMNKSAPMNKSAPMNKHPPMNRSAPMNKNAPIMKTNIMNTDAIKNKSANLHKPPQENIKQNQMPSQKNPPTHGFNNKTTNPQITSQSSIPLQPVAGNAMTGKSMQVNQSSTQQPGPSQQPDVSLPNNLDLDDVNFFKKLMALLAALPQNSQDAGNMPMNPKLMMLKSILFDKATSSDNMQLNQQVLPQTQLPTQDTNVESVQKLLMLMASQPQNALNQQLMMLIASQNFASADNVLLNQNLTMLMASLANSTMSLENVQQNQNSFMQMASVIQNTPNPNNEHIMRMEQNPDNPFPVYETHVLAQQSYDPFVSHDEVGGYQAPTDVQYNPVDSAASGGMIYPAAEMPQSQYQNVPYESDMYTSQHTFEQPYEQSGFDPSMMTHVGDPIHHFDGYTEEQADAPYSRMPLSPSVDKPYRDEIDPHRIPDDISFVPETTQSAAFYERAQELDYQPTRHDRDLPASIAPTRHDRDLPASHPPTRHDRDLPASIAPTRHDRDLPASHPPTRHDRDLPASRPPTRHERDLPASRPPTRHERDLSASRPPTRHDRDLPASQPPTRHERDLPASIPPTRHDRDLPASHPPTRHERDLPASRPPTRHERDLPASRPPTRHERDLPASRPPTRHERDLPASRPPTRHERDLPALRLPTRHEGDLPASRPPRTDRYAGLRDIIINAKGKKASKNKSPLKRRFPNSSERDLREADEGLSEVPDVQTSGLSAAILKRIRGKDLFTVSAILSEYAESHQSK, from the exons ATGAGCAGCTACAGAGACAAACCCTGGGCCAACATTCCTGATCGAGAG GACAGGTTAAATATGAGTGGAATTTCATCATCGCATTCAGCACCAAGATCATATGAGAATGAAAGAGCATTTCAAATGGGACACTACAGTGACtat gacAGGGTTAAAGCAAGTGGGATTTCATCATCTCTGTCAGTGCAAAGAGCCTATGAGGATGAAAGACCGTTTCAGAGGGCACACTATAGTGACTat GACAGGGTTGACGAAAGTGGGTTTTCATCATCTCAGTCAGCCCAAAATACATACAAGGATGAAAGACCATTTCAGAAAGGACat GACTGGGGAAATACCAGTGGGATTTCATCATCTCAGTCAGCTCAAAGAACATATGAAGACGAAAGACCATTTCAGAAGGGACAT GTCAGTGGTAATACAGGTGGGTTTTCATCATCTCAGTCAGCACAAAGAACATATGAAGATGAAAGACCATTTCAAAAGGGACAT GACAGGATAAATACAAGTGGGTTTTCATCACCTCAGTCGGCGCAAAGAACATATGAGGATGAAAGACAATTTCATAAAGGACCT GACTGGGGAAATACAAGTGGGACTTTATCATCTCAGTCAGCACAAAGAACATACGAGGATGAAAAACCATTTCAGAAGGGACAT GGAAATACAAGTGGGATTTCATCATCTCAGTCAGCGCAAAGAACACATGAAGATGAAAGACCATTTCAGAAGGCACACTATAGTGACTAT AATATGAGGCCATTTTCCAGTCAAG ACAAGATGAAGACGCAACAGAAAAAGACAATGCAGTTTTTGAAAGATTACATGAAAAGAGCAGATCGAGAGCCTTTGATTG GCTTGGAATATATCATGGAATACAGAGTTCAGACAAAAGCAAGAAAAattgaaacaaaatatatatgtgaGATCTGCAAGGCTGACACTGAATTAACACCGATGATTGAGCATCTGTGTGGCGTTAAACACAGGAAACTCTATCTG GCAAAAGAATATCCATTTGTCCTTAAGGCTCCATCCAACAAAAATGAAGATCGCAGTCAGTTCATAAGACGAATGGCCCTTGAAATAGAGCAGGAAGAAGGGACAAAGATGTATAAG ATTGATCCTGCTACCAAAATTGAATCCTTGCTGGATTTGCAGATTCCGCCTCCAAAAA AAGCGAAAAAAAAATCCAG GTGGGAGAGTGTGGAAAAT agaatgcagaaagctctgaattacctg GAAACATTTGCTCTTGAGTCGGACGCAGAGGCAACCACTGTGACGAATCTTACACTGAAGTTAACAGGAGCTTTAAAGCAATACACTCAAAAGACAACACACGAAGAG CTCTTCCAATCAAGAGTGGCCAAAGCAAAGGAAGTCGCATCGTCTATTATGAAGAATGCCACTATGAATAAGAATGCTCCTATGAATAGGAATCCCCCCATGAATAAGAGTGCCCCTATGAATAAGAGTGCCCCTATGAACAAGCATCCCCCTATGAATAGGAGTGCCCCTATGAATAAGAATGCCCCTATCATGAAGACCAACATTATGAATACAGATGCCATTAAGAATAAGAGTGCCAATCTTCACAAACCTCCCCAAG aaaatatTAAGCAGAATCAGATGCCTTCCCAGAAAAATCCCCCAACCCATGGTTTTAATAACAAGACCACAAATCCACAAATCACATCTCAAAGCTCCATTCCTTTACAGCCAGTGGCAGGAAACGCCATGACAGGAAAAAGCATGCAAGTGAACCAGAGTTCTACACAGCAACCAGGTCCTTCACAGCAACCAGATGTTTCACTTCCAAATAATTTGGACTTAGATGATGTCAACTTTTTCAAAAAATTGATGGCTCTATTGGCTGCGCTGCCACAGAACTCACAAGATGCTGGGAACATGCCAATGAATCCAAAGTTGATGATGTTAAAATCGATATTGTTTGATAAAGCCACAAGTAGCGACAATATGCAGCTGAACCAACAGGTGTTGCCGCAGACTCAGTTACCAACACAGGATACTAACGTCGAGTCCGTTCAGAAATTGCTAATGCTAATGGCATCTCAGCCTCAGAATGCCCTGAATCAGCAACTGATGATGCTCATTGCCTCTCAGAACTTTGCCTCCGCCGACAACGTATTGCTCAACCAAAATCTAACGATGCTAATGGCTTCTCTGGCAAACAGCACCATGAGCTTAGAAAATGTCCAACAGAATCAGAACTCTTTCATGCAAATGGCCTCAGTGATACAAAACACTCCCAATCCAAACAATGAACATATCATGAGAATGGAACAGAACCCTGACAATCCTTTCCCAGTCTATGAAACACATGTTCTTGCTCAGCAGAGCTATGACCCTTTTGTAAGCCATGATGAGGTCGGAGGATATCAAGCACCCACTGATGTTCAGTACAACCCAGTCGATAGTGCTGCATCTGGGGGCATGATCTATCCAGCAGCCGAAATGCCACAGAGTCAGTACCAGAATGTTCCCTATGAATCGGACATGTATACTTCTCAGCACACCTTTGAACAACCGTATGAGCAGTCTGGTTTCGATCCTTCTATGATGACCCATGTTGGGGATCCTATTCATCATTTTGATGGATACACAGAGGAACAAGCTGATGCACCATATAGCAGAATGCCTCTGTCACCTAGCGTCGATAAACCCTATCGGGATGAGATTGATCCCCATAGGATCCCCGATGATATAAGCTTTGTTCCAGAAACGACCCAATCTGCTGCATTTTATGAAAGAGCACAAGAACTTGACTACCAGCCCACGAGGCATGATAGAGATCTCCCTGCCTCGATAGCGCCCACAAGGCATGATAGAGATCTCCCTGCCTCGCACCCGCCCACGAGGCATGATAGAGATCTCCCTGCCTCGATAGCGCCCACAAGGCATGATAGAGATCTCCCTGCCTCGCACCCGCCCACGAGGCATGATAGAGATCTCCCTGCCTCGAGACCGCCCACGAGGCATGAAAGAGATCTCCCTGCCTCAAGACCGCCCACGAGGCATGAAAGAGATCTCTCTGCCTCGAGACCGCCCACAAGGCATGATAGAGATCTCCCTGCCTCACAACCGCCCACGAGGCATGAAAGAGATCTCCCTGCCTCGATACCGCCCACAAGGCATGATAGAGATCTCCCTGCCTCACACCCGCCCACGAGGCATGAAAGAGATCTCCCTGCCTCGAGACCGCCCACGAGGCATGAAAGAGATCTCCCTGCCTCGAGACCGCCCACGAGGCATGAAAGAGATCTCCCTGCCTCGAGACCGCCCACGAGGCATGAAAGAGATCTCCCTGCCTCGAGACCGCCCACGAG GCATGAAAGAGATCTCCCTGCCTTGAGACTGCCCACGAGGCATGAAGGAGATCTCCCTGCCTCAAGACCGCCAAGAACTGACAGATATGCTGGGCTGCGGGACATCATCATCAATGCCAAAGGAAAAAAGGCTTCCAAAAATAAGTCACCTCTGAAGAGGCGCTTTCCCAATAGCTCAGAGAGAGACTTGCGTGAGGCAGATGAAGGGTTAAGTGAGGTTCCAGATGTACAAACATCAGGCTTATCTGCCGCCATCTTAAAGAGAATCCGAGGGAAGGATTTATTTACAGTATCAGCAATTCTTAGTGAATATGCAGAAAGCCACCAATCTAAATAA
- the LOC100489013 gene encoding uncharacterized protein LOC100489013 isoform X1 codes for MSSYRDKPWANIPDREDRLNMSGISSSHSAPRSYENERAFQMGHYSDYDRVKASGISSSLSVQRAYEDERPFQRAHYSDYDRVDESGFSSSQSAQNTYKDERPFQKGHDWGNTSGISSSQSAQRTYEDERPFQKGHVSGNTGGFSSSQSAQRTYEDERPFQKGHDRINTSGFSSPQSAQRTYEDERQFHKGPDWGNTSGTLSSQSAQRTYEDEKPFQKGHGNTSGISSSQSAQRTHEDERPFQKAHYSDYNMRPFSSQDKMKTQQKKTMQFLKDYMKRADREPLIGLEYIMEYRVQTKARKIETKYICEICKADTELTPMIEHLCGVKHRKLYLAKEYPFVLKAPSNKNEDRSQFIRRMALEIEQEEGTKMYKIDPATKIESLLDLQIPPPKKAKKKSRWESVENRMQKALNYLETFALESDAEATTVTNLTLKLTGALKQYTQKTTHEELFQSRVAKAKEVASSIMKNATMNKNAPMNRNPPMNKSAPMNKSAPMNKHPPMNRSAPMNKNAPIMKTNIMNTDAIKNKSANLHKPPQENIKQNQMPSQKNPPTHGFNNKTTNPQITSQSSIPLQPVAGNAMTGKSMQVNQSSTQQPGPSQQPDVSLPNNLDLDDVNFFKKLMALLAALPQNSQDAGNMPMNPKLMMLKSILFDKATSSDNMQLNQQVLPQTQLPTQDTNVESVQKLLMLMASQPQNALNQQLMMLIASQNFASADNVLLNQNLTMLMASLANSTMSLENVQQNQNSFMQMASVIQNTPNPNNEHIMRMEQNPDNPFPVYETHVLAQQSYDPFVSHDEVGGYQAPTDVQYNPVDSAASGGMIYPAAEMPQSQYQNVPYESDMYTSQHTFEQPYEQSGFDPSMMTHVGDPIHHFDGYTEEQADAPYSRMPLSPSVDKPYRDEIDPHRIPDDISFVPETTQSAAFYERAQELDYQPTRHDRDLPASIAPTRHDRDLPASHPPTRHDRDLPASIAPTRHDRDLPASHPPTRHDRDLPASRPPTRHERDLPASRPPTRHERDLSASRPPTRHDRDLPASQPPTRHERDLPASIPPTRHDRDLPASHPPTRHERDLPASRPPTRHERDLPASRPPTRHERDLPASRPPTRHERDLPASRPPTRHEGDSPASRPPTRHERDLPALRLPTRHEGDLPASRPPRTDRYAGLRDIIINAKGKKASKNKSPLKRRFPNSSERDLREADEGLSEVPDVQTSGLSAAILKRIRGKDLFTVSAILSEYAESHQSK; via the exons ATGAGCAGCTACAGAGACAAACCCTGGGCCAACATTCCTGATCGAGAG GACAGGTTAAATATGAGTGGAATTTCATCATCGCATTCAGCACCAAGATCATATGAGAATGAAAGAGCATTTCAAATGGGACACTACAGTGACtat gacAGGGTTAAAGCAAGTGGGATTTCATCATCTCTGTCAGTGCAAAGAGCCTATGAGGATGAAAGACCGTTTCAGAGGGCACACTATAGTGACTat GACAGGGTTGACGAAAGTGGGTTTTCATCATCTCAGTCAGCCCAAAATACATACAAGGATGAAAGACCATTTCAGAAAGGACat GACTGGGGAAATACCAGTGGGATTTCATCATCTCAGTCAGCTCAAAGAACATATGAAGACGAAAGACCATTTCAGAAGGGACAT GTCAGTGGTAATACAGGTGGGTTTTCATCATCTCAGTCAGCACAAAGAACATATGAAGATGAAAGACCATTTCAAAAGGGACAT GACAGGATAAATACAAGTGGGTTTTCATCACCTCAGTCGGCGCAAAGAACATATGAGGATGAAAGACAATTTCATAAAGGACCT GACTGGGGAAATACAAGTGGGACTTTATCATCTCAGTCAGCACAAAGAACATACGAGGATGAAAAACCATTTCAGAAGGGACAT GGAAATACAAGTGGGATTTCATCATCTCAGTCAGCGCAAAGAACACATGAAGATGAAAGACCATTTCAGAAGGCACACTATAGTGACTAT AATATGAGGCCATTTTCCAGTCAAG ACAAGATGAAGACGCAACAGAAAAAGACAATGCAGTTTTTGAAAGATTACATGAAAAGAGCAGATCGAGAGCCTTTGATTG GCTTGGAATATATCATGGAATACAGAGTTCAGACAAAAGCAAGAAAAattgaaacaaaatatatatgtgaGATCTGCAAGGCTGACACTGAATTAACACCGATGATTGAGCATCTGTGTGGCGTTAAACACAGGAAACTCTATCTG GCAAAAGAATATCCATTTGTCCTTAAGGCTCCATCCAACAAAAATGAAGATCGCAGTCAGTTCATAAGACGAATGGCCCTTGAAATAGAGCAGGAAGAAGGGACAAAGATGTATAAG ATTGATCCTGCTACCAAAATTGAATCCTTGCTGGATTTGCAGATTCCGCCTCCAAAAA AAGCGAAAAAAAAATCCAG GTGGGAGAGTGTGGAAAAT agaatgcagaaagctctgaattacctg GAAACATTTGCTCTTGAGTCGGACGCAGAGGCAACCACTGTGACGAATCTTACACTGAAGTTAACAGGAGCTTTAAAGCAATACACTCAAAAGACAACACACGAAGAG CTCTTCCAATCAAGAGTGGCCAAAGCAAAGGAAGTCGCATCGTCTATTATGAAGAATGCCACTATGAATAAGAATGCTCCTATGAATAGGAATCCCCCCATGAATAAGAGTGCCCCTATGAATAAGAGTGCCCCTATGAACAAGCATCCCCCTATGAATAGGAGTGCCCCTATGAATAAGAATGCCCCTATCATGAAGACCAACATTATGAATACAGATGCCATTAAGAATAAGAGTGCCAATCTTCACAAACCTCCCCAAG aaaatatTAAGCAGAATCAGATGCCTTCCCAGAAAAATCCCCCAACCCATGGTTTTAATAACAAGACCACAAATCCACAAATCACATCTCAAAGCTCCATTCCTTTACAGCCAGTGGCAGGAAACGCCATGACAGGAAAAAGCATGCAAGTGAACCAGAGTTCTACACAGCAACCAGGTCCTTCACAGCAACCAGATGTTTCACTTCCAAATAATTTGGACTTAGATGATGTCAACTTTTTCAAAAAATTGATGGCTCTATTGGCTGCGCTGCCACAGAACTCACAAGATGCTGGGAACATGCCAATGAATCCAAAGTTGATGATGTTAAAATCGATATTGTTTGATAAAGCCACAAGTAGCGACAATATGCAGCTGAACCAACAGGTGTTGCCGCAGACTCAGTTACCAACACAGGATACTAACGTCGAGTCCGTTCAGAAATTGCTAATGCTAATGGCATCTCAGCCTCAGAATGCCCTGAATCAGCAACTGATGATGCTCATTGCCTCTCAGAACTTTGCCTCCGCCGACAACGTATTGCTCAACCAAAATCTAACGATGCTAATGGCTTCTCTGGCAAACAGCACCATGAGCTTAGAAAATGTCCAACAGAATCAGAACTCTTTCATGCAAATGGCCTCAGTGATACAAAACACTCCCAATCCAAACAATGAACATATCATGAGAATGGAACAGAACCCTGACAATCCTTTCCCAGTCTATGAAACACATGTTCTTGCTCAGCAGAGCTATGACCCTTTTGTAAGCCATGATGAGGTCGGAGGATATCAAGCACCCACTGATGTTCAGTACAACCCAGTCGATAGTGCTGCATCTGGGGGCATGATCTATCCAGCAGCCGAAATGCCACAGAGTCAGTACCAGAATGTTCCCTATGAATCGGACATGTATACTTCTCAGCACACCTTTGAACAACCGTATGAGCAGTCTGGTTTCGATCCTTCTATGATGACCCATGTTGGGGATCCTATTCATCATTTTGATGGATACACAGAGGAACAAGCTGATGCACCATATAGCAGAATGCCTCTGTCACCTAGCGTCGATAAACCCTATCGGGATGAGATTGATCCCCATAGGATCCCCGATGATATAAGCTTTGTTCCAGAAACGACCCAATCTGCTGCATTTTATGAAAGAGCACAAGAACTTGACTACCAGCCCACGAGGCATGATAGAGATCTCCCTGCCTCGATAGCGCCCACAAGGCATGATAGAGATCTCCCTGCCTCGCACCCGCCCACGAGGCATGATAGAGATCTCCCTGCCTCGATAGCGCCCACAAGGCATGATAGAGATCTCCCTGCCTCGCACCCGCCCACGAGGCATGATAGAGATCTCCCTGCCTCGAGACCGCCCACGAGGCATGAAAGAGATCTCCCTGCCTCAAGACCGCCCACGAGGCATGAAAGAGATCTCTCTGCCTCGAGACCGCCCACAAGGCATGATAGAGATCTCCCTGCCTCACAACCGCCCACGAGGCATGAAAGAGATCTCCCTGCCTCGATACCGCCCACAAGGCATGATAGAGATCTCCCTGCCTCACACCCGCCCACGAGGCATGAAAGAGATCTCCCTGCCTCGAGACCGCCCACGAGGCATGAAAGAGATCTCCCTGCCTCGAGACCGCCCACGAGGCATGAAAGAGATCTCCCTGCCTCGAGACCGCCCACGAGGCATGAAAGAGATCTCCCTGCCTCGAGACCGCCCACGAGGCATGAAGGGGATAGCCCTGCCTCGAGACCGCCCACGAGGCATGAAAGAGATCTCCCTGCCTTGAGACTGCCCACGAGGCATGAAGGAGATCTCCCTGCCTCAAGACCGCCAAGAACTGACAGATATGCTGGGCTGCGGGACATCATCATCAATGCCAAAGGAAAAAAGGCTTCCAAAAATAAGTCACCTCTGAAGAGGCGCTTTCCCAATAGCTCAGAGAGAGACTTGCGTGAGGCAGATGAAGGGTTAAGTGAGGTTCCAGATGTACAAACATCAGGCTTATCTGCCGCCATCTTAAAGAGAATCCGAGGGAAGGATTTATTTACAGTATCAGCAATTCTTAGTGAATATGCAGAAAGCCACCAATCTAAATAA
- the LOC100489013 gene encoding uncharacterized protein LOC100489013 isoform X2, whose protein sequence is MSSYRDKPWANIPDREDRLNMSGISSSHSAPRSYENERAFQMGHYSDYDRVKASGISSSLSVQRAYEDERPFQRAHYSDYDRVDESGFSSSQSAQNTYKDERPFQKGHDWGNTSGISSSQSAQRTYEDERPFQKGHVSGNTGGFSSSQSAQRTYEDERPFQKGHDRINTSGFSSPQSAQRTYEDERQFHKGPDWGNTSGTLSSQSAQRTYEDEKPFQKGHGNTSGISSSQSAQRTHEDERPFQKAHYSDYNMRPFSSQDKMKTQQKKTMQFLKDYMKRADREPLIGLEYIMEYRVQTKARKIETKYICEICKADTELTPMIEHLCGVKHRKLYLAKEYPFVLKAPSNKNEDRSQFIRRMALEIEQEEGTKMYKIDPATKIESLLDLQIPPPKKAKKKSRWESVENETFALESDAEATTVTNLTLKLTGALKQYTQKTTHEELFQSRVAKAKEVASSIMKNATMNKNAPMNRNPPMNKSAPMNKSAPMNKHPPMNRSAPMNKNAPIMKTNIMNTDAIKNKSANLHKPPQENIKQNQMPSQKNPPTHGFNNKTTNPQITSQSSIPLQPVAGNAMTGKSMQVNQSSTQQPGPSQQPDVSLPNNLDLDDVNFFKKLMALLAALPQNSQDAGNMPMNPKLMMLKSILFDKATSSDNMQLNQQVLPQTQLPTQDTNVESVQKLLMLMASQPQNALNQQLMMLIASQNFASADNVLLNQNLTMLMASLANSTMSLENVQQNQNSFMQMASVIQNTPNPNNEHIMRMEQNPDNPFPVYETHVLAQQSYDPFVSHDEVGGYQAPTDVQYNPVDSAASGGMIYPAAEMPQSQYQNVPYESDMYTSQHTFEQPYEQSGFDPSMMTHVGDPIHHFDGYTEEQADAPYSRMPLSPSVDKPYRDEIDPHRIPDDISFVPETTQSAAFYERAQELDYQPTRHDRDLPASIAPTRHDRDLPASHPPTRHDRDLPASIAPTRHDRDLPASHPPTRHDRDLPASRPPTRHERDLPASRPPTRHERDLSASRPPTRHDRDLPASQPPTRHERDLPASIPPTRHDRDLPASHPPTRHERDLPASRPPTRHERDLPASRPPTRHERDLPASRPPTRHERDLPASRPPTRHEGDSPASRPPTRHERDLPALRLPTRHEGDLPASRPPRTDRYAGLRDIIINAKGKKASKNKSPLKRRFPNSSERDLREADEGLSEVPDVQTSGLSAAILKRIRGKDLFTVSAILSEYAESHQSK, encoded by the exons ATGAGCAGCTACAGAGACAAACCCTGGGCCAACATTCCTGATCGAGAG GACAGGTTAAATATGAGTGGAATTTCATCATCGCATTCAGCACCAAGATCATATGAGAATGAAAGAGCATTTCAAATGGGACACTACAGTGACtat gacAGGGTTAAAGCAAGTGGGATTTCATCATCTCTGTCAGTGCAAAGAGCCTATGAGGATGAAAGACCGTTTCAGAGGGCACACTATAGTGACTat GACAGGGTTGACGAAAGTGGGTTTTCATCATCTCAGTCAGCCCAAAATACATACAAGGATGAAAGACCATTTCAGAAAGGACat GACTGGGGAAATACCAGTGGGATTTCATCATCTCAGTCAGCTCAAAGAACATATGAAGACGAAAGACCATTTCAGAAGGGACAT GTCAGTGGTAATACAGGTGGGTTTTCATCATCTCAGTCAGCACAAAGAACATATGAAGATGAAAGACCATTTCAAAAGGGACAT GACAGGATAAATACAAGTGGGTTTTCATCACCTCAGTCGGCGCAAAGAACATATGAGGATGAAAGACAATTTCATAAAGGACCT GACTGGGGAAATACAAGTGGGACTTTATCATCTCAGTCAGCACAAAGAACATACGAGGATGAAAAACCATTTCAGAAGGGACAT GGAAATACAAGTGGGATTTCATCATCTCAGTCAGCGCAAAGAACACATGAAGATGAAAGACCATTTCAGAAGGCACACTATAGTGACTAT AATATGAGGCCATTTTCCAGTCAAG ACAAGATGAAGACGCAACAGAAAAAGACAATGCAGTTTTTGAAAGATTACATGAAAAGAGCAGATCGAGAGCCTTTGATTG GCTTGGAATATATCATGGAATACAGAGTTCAGACAAAAGCAAGAAAAattgaaacaaaatatatatgtgaGATCTGCAAGGCTGACACTGAATTAACACCGATGATTGAGCATCTGTGTGGCGTTAAACACAGGAAACTCTATCTG GCAAAAGAATATCCATTTGTCCTTAAGGCTCCATCCAACAAAAATGAAGATCGCAGTCAGTTCATAAGACGAATGGCCCTTGAAATAGAGCAGGAAGAAGGGACAAAGATGTATAAG ATTGATCCTGCTACCAAAATTGAATCCTTGCTGGATTTGCAGATTCCGCCTCCAAAAA AAGCGAAAAAAAAATCCAG GTGGGAGAGTGTGGAAAAT GAAACATTTGCTCTTGAGTCGGACGCAGAGGCAACCACTGTGACGAATCTTACACTGAAGTTAACAGGAGCTTTAAAGCAATACACTCAAAAGACAACACACGAAGAG CTCTTCCAATCAAGAGTGGCCAAAGCAAAGGAAGTCGCATCGTCTATTATGAAGAATGCCACTATGAATAAGAATGCTCCTATGAATAGGAATCCCCCCATGAATAAGAGTGCCCCTATGAATAAGAGTGCCCCTATGAACAAGCATCCCCCTATGAATAGGAGTGCCCCTATGAATAAGAATGCCCCTATCATGAAGACCAACATTATGAATACAGATGCCATTAAGAATAAGAGTGCCAATCTTCACAAACCTCCCCAAG aaaatatTAAGCAGAATCAGATGCCTTCCCAGAAAAATCCCCCAACCCATGGTTTTAATAACAAGACCACAAATCCACAAATCACATCTCAAAGCTCCATTCCTTTACAGCCAGTGGCAGGAAACGCCATGACAGGAAAAAGCATGCAAGTGAACCAGAGTTCTACACAGCAACCAGGTCCTTCACAGCAACCAGATGTTTCACTTCCAAATAATTTGGACTTAGATGATGTCAACTTTTTCAAAAAATTGATGGCTCTATTGGCTGCGCTGCCACAGAACTCACAAGATGCTGGGAACATGCCAATGAATCCAAAGTTGATGATGTTAAAATCGATATTGTTTGATAAAGCCACAAGTAGCGACAATATGCAGCTGAACCAACAGGTGTTGCCGCAGACTCAGTTACCAACACAGGATACTAACGTCGAGTCCGTTCAGAAATTGCTAATGCTAATGGCATCTCAGCCTCAGAATGCCCTGAATCAGCAACTGATGATGCTCATTGCCTCTCAGAACTTTGCCTCCGCCGACAACGTATTGCTCAACCAAAATCTAACGATGCTAATGGCTTCTCTGGCAAACAGCACCATGAGCTTAGAAAATGTCCAACAGAATCAGAACTCTTTCATGCAAATGGCCTCAGTGATACAAAACACTCCCAATCCAAACAATGAACATATCATGAGAATGGAACAGAACCCTGACAATCCTTTCCCAGTCTATGAAACACATGTTCTTGCTCAGCAGAGCTATGACCCTTTTGTAAGCCATGATGAGGTCGGAGGATATCAAGCACCCACTGATGTTCAGTACAACCCAGTCGATAGTGCTGCATCTGGGGGCATGATCTATCCAGCAGCCGAAATGCCACAGAGTCAGTACCAGAATGTTCCCTATGAATCGGACATGTATACTTCTCAGCACACCTTTGAACAACCGTATGAGCAGTCTGGTTTCGATCCTTCTATGATGACCCATGTTGGGGATCCTATTCATCATTTTGATGGATACACAGAGGAACAAGCTGATGCACCATATAGCAGAATGCCTCTGTCACCTAGCGTCGATAAACCCTATCGGGATGAGATTGATCCCCATAGGATCCCCGATGATATAAGCTTTGTTCCAGAAACGACCCAATCTGCTGCATTTTATGAAAGAGCACAAGAACTTGACTACCAGCCCACGAGGCATGATAGAGATCTCCCTGCCTCGATAGCGCCCACAAGGCATGATAGAGATCTCCCTGCCTCGCACCCGCCCACGAGGCATGATAGAGATCTCCCTGCCTCGATAGCGCCCACAAGGCATGATAGAGATCTCCCTGCCTCGCACCCGCCCACGAGGCATGATAGAGATCTCCCTGCCTCGAGACCGCCCACGAGGCATGAAAGAGATCTCCCTGCCTCAAGACCGCCCACGAGGCATGAAAGAGATCTCTCTGCCTCGAGACCGCCCACAAGGCATGATAGAGATCTCCCTGCCTCACAACCGCCCACGAGGCATGAAAGAGATCTCCCTGCCTCGATACCGCCCACAAGGCATGATAGAGATCTCCCTGCCTCACACCCGCCCACGAGGCATGAAAGAGATCTCCCTGCCTCGAGACCGCCCACGAGGCATGAAAGAGATCTCCCTGCCTCGAGACCGCCCACGAGGCATGAAAGAGATCTCCCTGCCTCGAGACCGCCCACGAGGCATGAAAGAGATCTCCCTGCCTCGAGACCGCCCACGAGGCATGAAGGGGATAGCCCTGCCTCGAGACCGCCCACGAGGCATGAAAGAGATCTCCCTGCCTTGAGACTGCCCACGAGGCATGAAGGAGATCTCCCTGCCTCAAGACCGCCAAGAACTGACAGATATGCTGGGCTGCGGGACATCATCATCAATGCCAAAGGAAAAAAGGCTTCCAAAAATAAGTCACCTCTGAAGAGGCGCTTTCCCAATAGCTCAGAGAGAGACTTGCGTGAGGCAGATGAAGGGTTAAGTGAGGTTCCAGATGTACAAACATCAGGCTTATCTGCCGCCATCTTAAAGAGAATCCGAGGGAAGGATTTATTTACAGTATCAGCAATTCTTAGTGAATATGCAGAAAGCCACCAATCTAAATAA